One Helianthus annuus cultivar XRQ/B chromosome 12, HanXRQr2.0-SUNRISE, whole genome shotgun sequence genomic region harbors:
- the LOC110895485 gene encoding 1-aminocyclopropane-1-carboxylate synthase 3, whose protein sequence is MLSSKVTCNSHGQDSSYFLGWEEYEKNPYDEFKNPNGIIQMGLAENQLSFDLLESWLKNNPQPAAFKNHDNQSIFKELALFQDYHGLPAFKNALVKFMSEIRGNTVSFDANNLVLTAGATSANETLMFCLANPGDAFLIPTPYYPGFDRDLKWRTGAEIVPIHCSSYNGFRITKSALEEAYKEAEKQNLKVKGVLVTNPSNPLGTSLSLHELDLLVNFISMKNIHLISDEIYSGTVFSSPSYTSIMEVLENRNLMNTEIAKRVHIVYSLSKDLGLPGFRIGAIYSNDELVVSAATKMSSFGLISSQTQHLLSEILSDKKFTKSYLSENRRRLKERHEMLVKGLQKTGIRCLQSNAGLFCWVDMRHLLSSNTFEGEMELWKKIVYEVGLNISPGSSCHCSEPGWFRVCFANMSEETLNVAMQRVQSFADCMAKKNIQSRHQQLLQRNSRRSKSLPKWVFELSFHQREITADER, encoded by the exons ATGTTGTCATCAAAGGTAACATGCAACTCTCATGGACAGGATTCTTCGTACTTCCTGGGATGGGAAGAGTATGAGAAGAATCCGTATGACGAGTTTAAGAACCCGAACGGGATCATCCAAATGGGCCTCGCCGAAAATCAACTCTCTTTCGACCTTCTTGAATCATGGCTCAAGAATAACCCACAGCCAGCAGCTTTCAAGAACCATGATAATCAATCTATTTTCAAAGAACTTGCTCTCTTTCAAGATTATCATGGTCTTCCTGCCTTCAAAAAT GCTCTAGTCAAGTTTATGTCCGAGATAAGAGGAAACACCGTTAGCTTCGATGCGAACAACCTTGTACTCACCGCTGGTGCAACCTCTGCCAACGAAACGTTAATGTTTTGTCTTGCTAATCCCGGAGATGCCTTTCTTATTCCAACACCATATTACCCAGG GTTTGATAGAGATCTCAAGTGGAGAACTGGAGCTGAAATAGTACCAATTCATTGTTCAAGCTATAATGGTTTCAGAATTACCAAATCTGCCCTTGAAGAAGCTTACAAAGAAGCTGAAAAACAAAACCTTAAAGTCAAGGGGGTCTTGGTCACAAACCCTTCGAACCCATTAGGCACGTCACTAAGCTTGCATGAACTCGACCTCCTCGTCAACTTTATCTCCATGAAAAATATCCACCTTATTAGCGACGAGATTTATTCAGGTACTGTCTTTAGCTCTCCAAGCTACACTAGTATCATGGAGGTTCTAGAAAACAGAAACCTCATGAACACCGAAATCGCAAAAAGAGTCCACATTGTGTATAGCCTCTCAAAGGATCTGGGACTCCCAGGTTTCCGCATTGGAGCTATTTACTCTAATGACGAGCTTGTTGTGTCTGCTGCGACGAAAATGTCTAGTTTTGGATTAATTTCGTCGCAGACACAACACCTTTTGTCAGAGATCCTTTCTGACAAGAAGTTTACCAAGTCTTATCTTTCCGAGAACCGTAGAAGGTTGAAGGAAAGACATGAAATGTTGGTAAAAGGGCTTCAAAAAACCGGAATTCGATGTCTTCAAAGCAACGCTGGTTTATTTTGTTGGGTTGATATGCGACACCTTTTGAGCTCAAACACTTTCGAAGGCGAAATGGAGTTGTGGAAGAAGATTGTTTATGAAGTTGGGTTGAACATTTCACCCGGTTCATCGTGTCATTGCAGTGAACCGGGTTGGTTTAGGGTTTGCTTCGCGAACATGTCTGAAGAAACCCTAAATGTTGCCATGCAACGTGTGCAATCTTTCGCGGATTGCATGGCTAAGAAAAACATCCAAAGTCGTCACCAACAGTTATTGCAAAGAAATTCAAGAAGATCAAAGTCTCTACCCAAATGGGTTTTTGAACTATCGTTTCATCAACGGGAAATTACCGCAGATGAACGTTAG